The Saccharomonospora glauca K62 genome has a segment encoding these proteins:
- a CDS encoding roadblock/LC7 domain-containing protein: MTVSDRSAPQQNQFGWLVNDFAERVPGVAHAVVVSADGLLLTSSNRLPLDRADQLAAVASGLVSLTQGAARCFEAGAVTETVVEMELGTMVLMSISGGSCLAVLAAPNCDIGQVAYEMTLLVERVGQLLTPELRAQLQGSGGPRIGEPVG, from the coding sequence ATGACCGTGTCGGATCGCTCTGCGCCTCAGCAGAACCAGTTCGGATGGTTGGTGAACGACTTCGCCGAACGGGTGCCGGGTGTCGCGCACGCTGTGGTGGTGTCGGCCGACGGTCTGCTGTTGACGTCGTCGAACCGGCTGCCGCTCGACCGCGCCGACCAGCTCGCAGCGGTGGCGTCCGGCTTGGTCAGTCTCACTCAGGGAGCGGCGCGGTGCTTCGAGGCGGGAGCGGTGACCGAGACCGTCGTCGAGATGGAACTCGGGACCATGGTGCTCATGTCGATCAGCGGAGGGTCGTGCCTGGCGGTGCTGGCCGCTCCGAACTGTGACATCGGCCAGGTCGCGTACGAGATGACGCTGCTGGTCGAGCGAGTCGGGCAGCTCCTGACGCCGGAGCTTCGAGCCCAGCTCCAGGGATCGGGCGGACCACGGATCGGCGAGCCGGTGGGATGA
- a CDS encoding DUF742 domain-containing protein, translated as MAVEAFPLEPTTEETGFVRPYALTGGRTKANYHLELETLVSTRTAALLAVPDQIELQVIMEECRTPQSVAEIASRLRVPLGVARVLISDAADAGLVTVHRTVSGDEGAEAHLKLMERVLSGLRRL; from the coding sequence GTGGCAGTCGAAGCTTTCCCGTTGGAGCCGACGACGGAGGAGACCGGGTTCGTCCGTCCCTACGCCCTTACCGGCGGCCGGACCAAGGCGAACTACCACCTGGAGCTGGAGACATTGGTCTCGACCCGGACCGCGGCGCTCCTCGCGGTGCCCGACCAGATCGAGCTCCAGGTGATCATGGAAGAATGTCGTACCCCGCAGTCGGTCGCGGAGATCGCTTCTCGGCTCCGGGTTCCACTGGGCGTGGCTCGGGTGCTGATCAGCGATGCGGCGGATGCGGGACTGGTCACCGTGCACAGGACCGTCTCCGGTGACGAAGGCGCCGAGGCGCACCTGAAGTTGATGGAAAGGGTGTTGAGTGGACTCCGCCGGCTTTAA